GAATTTATTCTAGTTGCTTTGCTAATCGCTGTTCAATTTTGCAATCTGTGTTTGTACTCTTTATTAGGTTCTCCCTGCTTTAAGAGAGAAGCAGGATGCTGAGTTAATGTTGAGGGAGCTTGTGAAGAGGTGGGAAAATCATAAATGTATGATCAGGTTTCTCTCACGGTTCTTCTATTATCTTTCACTGTATCATATTCCTCGACGCAATCTATCTACACTGGACAAAGCTGGTCTGACATGCTTCcacaatttggtttgtttcttGCCAATCCTAATTTTGGTTGAGCATTCGTCGTATTTTTGTTGTGTGGATAACTTATTTCTGTTTTTTGTTGACAATAGGTTTATCAGGAGTTGAGTGGTAAAGCTATAAATGCAGTTATTGTGTTGGCAAGTATCATAtctcttatttttgttttcGTTTTCCCGAGTCTTGTGGTACTACATGCTAGTTATGAGGGTCTGATTAAGAGTTGGCTTGTATCAGATTGAAAAAGAACGTGAGGGTGAGCAGATTGATAGAGCTTTAGTGAAGAACgttcttgatatatttgttgcAATTGGAAGGGGGGAAATGGAGTATTATGTTGATGACTTTGAAGATGCAATGCTTAGAGATACTGCAACTTATTATTCTCGAAAAGCTTCAAGTTGGATCGTGGAAGATTCTTATTCGGATTATATGTTGAAGGTACAACTCAATTTTGGTTATTGCTTTAAGTTGCTAGAGAAAATTGTGATACCCATGTTTTGCTAACACAGGTGGAAGAGTGCTTGAAGAAAGAGAAGGAAAGAGTGTCTCATTATCTTCACGTTAGTAGCGAGACAAAACTTCTGGAGGTCAGCATTGAAATTTACCCTTCTTTTCTTCTTGGAGCAGTAGAGACATTGCTTCTTGTTTTTGTGATATTAGTCAGCCACAGCCAAATCTTAAAAGTGTTATATTGCTTAAAGCACATCTTCTTTGCTGGTGCGAGATGGTGGTTGGtcaatcataatttttaattttgtttaagGAAATAAACATGAAAAGCTAAGTTAACAATCTCACATTTCTTCTCTTTAAAGTATTCACTTGATAGATACTTGAGTTGGAATGCTAAAAATTAAGACCTTCTTTATGTTGAAAATCTTCTTTTAGTTGGATTTGTGTTCAATGCTGAGACCAAATTTATGCTGCAGAAAGTGAAAAACGAATTATTGGTTGTGTATGCCGATCAGTTACTTGAGAAGGAGCATTCTGGATCCCATGCTTTGCTTAGAGATGATAAGGTATTGATTCCTTGTTTTGCTTTTCACCATTAGTTTTGTGGTAGTTCTGATTTAAATGCTATTTGTTGCGCCTCTAgcaaaaatgcaaggtaaggctgcgtacaatagacccttgtggtcgggatcttccccggaccctacgcatagcgggagctttagtgcactgggctgccctttttttgttgctctctctctctctctcttctgcCTTATGGCTTGATACGAACCGGATTGTGCGGAAATAGAAAGAAACCCTAAGTTCTAAGAACAAGAATAAAAGATAGAAGATAGGCACAAGTATGGAACTAATAGACAATAATGGCTAtatgaaaacaaaaatcttCTATTAAAAATCCAGAAACAAGCATCAAATCTGTAAGACAACCCTCAAGAGgaaagatttctcaagaaagCGATCTATCTAAGATAATCCTCAAGAGGAATGATTCCACAAGCAAGCCACGCCATCAACATTTGTCTAGGTAAAAATGGGCTACTCCCAACTATTTATTGTTTTAGGAGACCTAAGAGGTCTATTACAAAAATGCCCCAAAGTGGCGTCTGAATAATGCAAATGAAGCAAAGTACTCTGCCCGTGATGGTACACGAACGCCGAGGATGAGAATCCAGATAGACTGTCTAGTATAGTAAACGAACTGTATCTGGATTCCCAGGTCCGTATGTGGCACTGTGGATGCATACCGGGCTCGCCAGTGTTTCAACTTTCCTTTTGTTCCCGAGTATGGTGCCCCAGTATGGGTCGTGACCTTCACGAACCTGGCTTGGCTCCATTCCGTCCATGACCTTTCCTCAGCTCCGAGCATTCTTTTAGGTGGACCCTTGTACTTCCATTTCAGCATGTTGTTGGCCTTCATCCTTCCTTCCAAGCACCTTCTAAGTCTCCAAGGTTGCAGCTTGAAGTAAAGTCCTCGAACTCTACCTCAGCTCAGTGTGCAAGTTCTCAAGGCATCTTGGGACGTATCGCGGCTACTCTCTTTTGTTCGCTCAGGTAGAATCGTAGAGGATTTATCTCGAATGTATAGGCTATTCTGCAGAATTTCGAATGAATTGGAACCTGTTACTAGTATGCTTAAACAAGTATTTTTGATTTCTGTGACAACAAAAGGATTAGTTAAGTATTTAGTTTTGTTGCTTTGGCGTAACATATGCCAATTATACATATTCCGCAGCATGTCACTGCTGAAGACATGGACTTGGTGCAACAGGCTGAAGATACGGCAAGTAACAAGCTGAATTGTCCATGTCCCCGTTACATATGTTCAATGGCTTTACACTTGCGAGCGATGTTTATCTGAATATGCAAGGGTCTGTTAATTGTAAGCGAGTCCAAGTCCTTCTAAATTTTTCAGTAGGTAAAAATAGTGGGAGGGAGGTAGAATGCCAGAAACACTAAATTTTTCAGTAGGTAAAAACAGTGGGAGGGAGGTAGAATGCAAGAAACACCATTTACAGAACAAAATGTAACTAGCTGGGATCTTGGAGTGTATGGTAGATAAATTACCAACAGTCTATTTGGGCATGATATTAGGCAACAAAAACAAAGAATTGGTTATCTGGGATGAGATCATTGAAAAGACTGAAAAGTTGGCAAATTGGACGACACAATACTTGTCTCTTGGAGGTAGGCTCACTTTGATAAATGCAGTTGTGGACACTACCCACATATGTGATGTCCGCATTCCCCATTCCAATAAGTGTGGCCAAGGTGTTGGACAGattaaaatgaattttttttggtttgggaACAGGGAGGGAAAGGGGTATCACTTAGTAGAATGGAAGATTGCACAATTACACAAGGAGGCTGGTGGTTTAGGAGTCATGAATCCGAATATGCAGAATGATTGCTTGCTCATGAAATGATCATGGAGATTTAATGGAAATAATGAACAGGCTCTATGGAAGGAGGTAACCTTGAATAAGTATGGCCAGACAGAGCAATGGTGCACGTGCACCAATGCAATATCAACCACCTATGGAACATCAGTATGGAGATCGATAAGAAATCTTTGGCCTAGACTAGCAAAGAAGTCATGTTATGAGGTGGGTGTTGgtgacaaaatattattttggaaGGACTCATGGATTGGACGGGAAGTTTTAATGCAAGTTTTCCCTGATCTGGCCAATATATGCACTTACAATGGCTGATAGTTAGTCTCCTCAGGgatggaaattctttttcaGGAGGCATCTTCTtaggggcagcccggtgcattaaagctcccgctatgcgcagggtccgggaagggcccgaccacaagggtctattgtacgcagccttaccttgcaattctgctagaggctgtttccaaggcttgaacccgtgacctcctggtcacatggtagcaactttaccagttactccaaggctccccttcggAGGCATCTTCTTAATAACCAGGAAATAGGTAGGTGGTTGATAGATATTGCAGATGATTGATGGTTTCATGTGCAAAAACTATCAACAACCTTTAGTGGCAATAAATATACACATTAACAAAGAGTGCTAAAGCCTTTTTTGGCATTAGTTAATTGTTTTTGGATCCAATGTCGCTATAGGATTTAGGGATATTTACAAAGTGTTAATTGCctctaaaaatacatttttagcGGCAATTAAGCTATTGTCATTAATTAGTTGCCGCTAAAGATCATTTTTGGTATAGTGTTTATAGGTAGAATTTATAAAAAAGAGGTATCCAGGATGCTGCCATAGTTTTGTATGGCTCCTACTAAAGTTAAGTGCTTTTGCTTGGCTTCACTCGAGATCCTACAGAAAAAGGGATTGCAAATTGTGTCCAGATGCATGCTACGCAGGGAGGCTAGAGAGACAAATAACCATCTGTTTCACATCTCAGCTTTGGACTCTGTTCATCAGTTTAACGGAGACCAAATGGTCAATGCTAGAGCGCACAGCAGACTTGTTAAGTCGCTGAATTAGGAGAGGGGGAAGCAAAACACAGGAGAAGTGGTGGAGAATAATTTCACACTCTATCTGGTGGACCATCTGGAGGTAGAGGAATGGAAGAAGCCTTGACGATAGATTCAATATAGTATtcaaaaaaacaaatcaaaggGAGTTGCATTGCAACTTTCTACTTTTGGTGTAAAGAACATTGtatagaaaattcaaaaaaaaaaattgttcctGAGAATAATTTTATAGTGTAAAGTGTTAATAGGTGTGTTCTTGTGCAGGCTGAAAGTTCAGGCTCGTCTTGCCGGATGATACCATAATGCAACCATCATCCTCTATTTCAGCATTTCACCATGATGGCCAAGTGTTTACTggagtcttattttttttcatgttgtGTTATGTTATATGGTCTCTATGACAATGTTTCACTATAGAAGCCAATATTTCGCTATTTTTCATGACTCTATAGACGCATTACACATGCGGATGTCTGCATTTCATGATCCTTTGttaaattcttcaatagtaacaATACTAAAGTAAAATTTGCTTGGCCTGTCCAGTTTTACATTTCCTATTGAGATTCTGATATTCTTCTTGTTGTCtaaataaagaatgatgaacAGGTTGATTACATAATGCATCCAATTAATTCTctaaggggttgtttggttgGGAGTAAGTTATTCTGGGATTAACTATTTCAGGTAGTTATCCCACCATGTATATGGGATAACTTATTCTATCACTAAGGTATAAAAGGTATCCTGGAATTATTATTCTTTATACCTCACACCAAACGACTCCTTAGGGATATCTATACAAATAGCTGGATCAAGGTGTTTTTAAAGTTTATTTCCTTACCTATTATTGTTGAAGCCCT
This Solanum dulcamara chromosome 8, daSolDulc1.2, whole genome shotgun sequence DNA region includes the following protein-coding sequences:
- the LOC129901614 gene encoding cullin-1-like gives rise to the protein MRRRSIVEFEEGWDFIQKGIKKVKRILEGKPESFRAEESMMLYTVIYNMCSQAPPHSYAPQLYDKYKEVLDEYINSTVLPALREKQDAELMLRELVKRWENHKCMIRFLSRFFYYLSLYHIPRRNLSTLDKAGLTCFHNLVYQELSGKAINAVIVLIEKEREGEQIDRALVKNVLDIFVAIGRGEMEYYVDDFEDAMLRDTATYYSRKASSWIVEDSYSDYMLKVEECLKKEKERVSHYLHVSSETKLLEKVKNELLVVYADQLLEKEHSGSHALLRDDKAESSGSSCRMIP